The genomic interval TATTCTACAGGAAAAGGTCTTCCTTTTTCTATGACCATCGTTTAGGTATATTCATTTACACAAACTATTTTACGCTCTCTTTTACGCTTAAATGTAATGTATATATTAACTTATGTAATTTATATATTGAATAAGGTAAACTATATGTATAGCTTATTATATCTTTTTTAAAGATCATAAGACCAACATCTAAAACACCAAATTTTCATATACTAATGGTTTAACTGTCTTACGCAATCGGGAGCTTTAATGGTAAACCTCTTGACTAAAATCTGGAATATGTTGTATATTAAAAATAGAAATTAGCACTCGGCTAGTCCGAGTGCTAAAAAGAGGATATCAGAACAAAGGAGTTGATTTGTTATGACTACATTCATTCCTTTTAGTATGATGGGTGACTTCTTAAACAAAAGAAGGCTAAAAGGCAAAGCTCTTTTGGATGAAGATTAGCAAGCACTTCAATTGAAGCAATATCTCTTTTAGGAACGTGAACTTCACTTCTGTCGTATAAAATTGAGTGCTAATGCTATATTCATTTAAAAAGGAGTGATTGGTTATGGCAGGATTAATCCCATTCAACAGGAAGAACCGCAACATCAATAATCTAAGCCTAACACCTAAAAATCCTTTTAATATGATTGACGACTTTTTTGATGAGGCTTTTAGCGATTTACCATTTGCCAGAAGAAATCTAGTTAATGATCCGTTTAAGATTGATGTAAGAGAGCAAGATGACAAATATCTAATTGAAGCAGAATTGCCTGGTGTGGAAAAAGATGATATAGATTTAAATTTAAACGAAGATGGTAGATTATCTATCTCAGTTAACAGGGAAGAAAACGTGGATGAGAAAAATGAGGATGGCAACTATATCCACAGAGAAAGACGCTACGACTCCATGCAACGATCTCTATATTTAGCAGAAGCTAATCCAGATGGAGAGGTA from Lentibacillus cibarius carries:
- a CDS encoding Hsp20/alpha crystallin family protein is translated as MAGLIPFNRKNRNINNLSLTPKNPFNMIDDFFDEAFSDLPFARRNLVNDPFKIDVREQDDKYLIEAELPGVEKDDIDLNLNEDGRLSISVNREENVDEKNEDGNYIHRERRYDSMQRSLYLAEANPDGEVDAKLKDGLLKITVEKKEQEQNDNVRKIDIQ